One region of Nitrosopumilaceae archaeon genomic DNA includes:
- a CDS encoding winged helix-turn-helix transcriptional regulator — protein MRNARDNDEETSENRQHIYEFIKKNPGAHLRMICRELELAMGATQHHLAILEKSSRIKSKRINLHRHYYASDVLDVQHTLLAFLRQETAKDILMYLIEHPSSTQTDIANFKNFSLPTISWHMSRLVESGIVSSRRDGKIIKYDVIDVKSVAALVKIYHPNIWDKLSNSLAEMFLELASRTEEKDKK, from the coding sequence TTGCGAAATGCAAGAGATAATGATGAAGAGACTTCAGAAAACAGACAACACATTTATGAATTCATTAAAAAAAATCCAGGGGCTCATCTTAGGATGATTTGCCGAGAACTAGAATTAGCGATGGGCGCTACCCAACATCATCTTGCTATACTGGAAAAATCGAGTAGGATAAAATCAAAGAGGATTAATTTGCATCGACATTATTACGCATCTGACGTACTAGATGTGCAACATACACTACTTGCATTTTTGAGACAGGAAACAGCTAAAGATATCCTGATGTACTTGATAGAACACCCAAGTTCAACACAAACAGACATTGCAAATTTCAAGAATTTTTCACTCCCAACCATAAGCTGGCACATGTCAAGACTCGTAGAATCTGGTATTGTTTCGTCAAGAAGAGACGGTAAAATTATCAAATATGATGTAATAGATGTTAAGAGCGTGGCTGCATTAGTAAAGATCTATCATCCAAACATTTGGGACAAGCTCTCCAACAGTCTTGCAGAAATGTTCTTGGAGCTTGCCTCTAGGACAGAGGAGAAGGACAAGAAATGA
- a CDS encoding winged helix-turn-helix domain-containing protein, with translation MFNVFRQKTNPSKQYRSEMGIIADILGVAMDCGAQGAIISSIARRANLSHYAVLDKCKKLIDAGLIKSTKDNRNHIFIITEKGIKFFQEFQEFQILVQSVNLRY, from the coding sequence ATGTTTAATGTATTCAGACAAAAAACAAACCCATCAAAACAATATCGTTCAGAAATGGGTATCATTGCAGACATTTTAGGCGTAGCTATGGATTGTGGTGCACAAGGCGCAATAATATCTTCTATAGCTAGAAGAGCAAATCTCTCACACTATGCAGTGCTAGACAAATGTAAGAAGCTAATAGATGCAGGACTAATAAAATCAACTAAGGATAATAGAAATCATATTTTTATCATTACAGAAAAAGGCATCAAATTCTTTCAAGAATTTCAGGAATTTCAAATTTTGGTCCAGTCAGTAAATCTAAGGTATTGA
- the secF gene encoding protein translocase subunit SecF — MLKKPFSFFILIILGISGVIACTTPYLISHTTIGLEFKGGYEILYTAESLQSGKPVDKDALLSTANILAARANSLGVSEPQVSIEGDHEIRVDLAGVSSNAQVRSIMDAQNNLPLKLTEKYSETVGGVLGKSDLQATFWAGIIALSIVLSFMIIFYRGVGLLASFTVVTYLWLLLLAFNVFHGVLSLAAVVTFVLGMGIAVDANIIAYERIKEELRKGKSIADALKEGEHNAFHIIMHANITTAIAAIVLFFAGIGPIKGFAFTLILSIIVSIVSNVFLSRLLLNLLVRSNAVKKPSFFGMRIKQSSESLKHFSFVKHRYKFFVISAVIGAIGAFMLFTTELNYDIDFKAGTALDITLDKSITQDDATNIMGNAGVPPATVAIGGQNNNQIAARFDNVLKSDDVNSIISAFKDNYTKNVVYEENTYDPAVAQDLETKAVYVILTAIAAIVVFVAIRFSWRFSIASAVSVLNSAFFVLAMFVIFKLEIDVTFIAAILTVIGFATYNTIVIFDRIRENLKLHTIKNHEELHTVVNQSIWQMMTRSINTVITVVIAAVCVYLFGAEPLHNFALAILFGLICGTYSSICIGTPIYFMLTKRSLKVEENP, encoded by the coding sequence ATGCTAAAAAAACCATTTTCATTTTTCATTTTGATAATACTTGGTATTTCAGGTGTCATAGCTTGTACTACGCCATATCTGATATCTCACACCACAATAGGGCTAGAATTCAAAGGTGGTTATGAAATACTCTATACAGCAGAATCACTTCAATCTGGAAAACCTGTTGACAAGGATGCCTTGTTATCAACAGCTAATATCTTGGCTGCACGTGCAAACTCGCTTGGAGTTTCTGAACCTCAAGTAAGCATAGAAGGAGATCATGAGATAAGAGTAGACCTTGCTGGCGTATCAAGTAATGCACAGGTCAGATCAATAATGGATGCTCAAAACAATTTACCACTAAAATTAACAGAAAAATATTCCGAGACAGTTGGTGGTGTACTAGGTAAATCAGATCTACAAGCTACATTTTGGGCTGGCATAATTGCATTAAGTATCGTTTTGTCGTTTATGATAATATTTTACCGTGGTGTCGGATTATTAGCCAGCTTTACTGTAGTGACATATTTGTGGCTCCTTCTTCTTGCCTTTAACGTATTTCACGGAGTCTTATCTCTTGCAGCAGTAGTTACTTTTGTTCTTGGAATGGGAATAGCTGTAGATGCAAATATCATTGCTTACGAAAGAATCAAAGAAGAACTCAGAAAAGGCAAATCAATTGCTGATGCACTCAAAGAAGGCGAACATAACGCATTTCATATTATCATGCACGCTAACATTACAACTGCTATTGCTGCCATAGTGCTTTTCTTTGCAGGTATAGGACCAATCAAAGGATTTGCGTTTACTCTAATACTTAGTATCATAGTCAGCATAGTAAGCAATGTCTTTCTTTCTAGACTACTGCTTAACCTGCTAGTCAGAAGCAATGCAGTAAAGAAACCATCATTTTTTGGTATGAGGATAAAGCAATCTTCTGAATCACTAAAACACTTTAGCTTTGTAAAACATCGTTACAAGTTTTTTGTAATTTCTGCTGTTATTGGTGCAATAGGTGCGTTTATGCTATTTACAACGGAATTAAACTATGATATTGATTTTAAGGCTGGAACTGCACTTGACATTACACTAGACAAATCAATCACACAAGATGATGCAACAAATATCATGGGAAATGCAGGAGTTCCACCAGCTACTGTAGCAATTGGAGGTCAAAACAATAATCAGATTGCAGCTAGATTTGATAATGTCCTAAAGTCAGACGATGTAAATAGTATCATTAGTGCCTTCAAAGATAATTATACAAAAAATGTTGTGTATGAAGAGAACACATATGATCCAGCTGTAGCACAAGATTTAGAAACAAAAGCAGTTTACGTTATACTTACTGCCATTGCTGCAATTGTAGTGTTTGTTGCAATAAGATTCTCGTGGAGATTTTCTATTGCAAGTGCAGTTTCTGTACTAAACTCAGCATTCTTTGTCTTGGCCATGTTTGTCATATTCAAGTTGGAAATTGATGTCACCTTTATCGCTGCAATACTGACAGTAATAGGATTTGCAACATACAACACAATTGTAATCTTTGATAGGATCCGTGAAAACCTCAAGCTCCATACCATAAAGAATCACGAAGAACTACACACAGTTGTTAATCAAAGTATTTGGCAAATGATGACAAGATCAATTAATACTGTCATCACTGTTGTAATTGCTGCTGTTTGCGTGTACTTGTTTGGTGCAGAACCTTTGCATAATTTTGCACTAGCGATACTTTTTGGCCTGATCTGCGGCACCTATTCCTCTATTTGTATTGGTACTCCAATATACTTCATGTTAACGAAAAGATCATTGAAAGTGGAAGAAAACCCATGA
- a CDS encoding NAD-dependent deacylase, with protein sequence MFESIADKLLDAEKIVFVTGAGISQESGIPTFRGKDGLWRKYDAMQLATIDAFYENPKLVWEWYEERRKNILAAKPNAGHHTIADLEKIKQVRVLTQNIDGLHQRAGSSQVYELHGSIVTIKCTVCDFKEKIAESFSELPPICKCNNILRPDVVWFGEPLPQDIWGEAMEQASSCDVMFVVGTSLAVSPANMLPVYAKQNGAVMVEVNPEETPMSQSMDLSIRSTSAKALPELLSIVSK encoded by the coding sequence ATGTTTGAATCAATAGCTGACAAATTACTTGACGCAGAAAAAATTGTTTTTGTCACTGGTGCGGGGATATCACAAGAAAGCGGCATTCCCACTTTTAGAGGAAAAGATGGTTTGTGGAGAAAATATGATGCCATGCAGCTTGCCACAATAGACGCATTTTATGAAAACCCAAAATTGGTATGGGAATGGTATGAAGAGCGAAGAAAGAACATACTTGCTGCAAAGCCAAATGCAGGTCATCATACCATAGCAGATTTAGAAAAAATCAAGCAGGTTCGTGTCCTGACTCAAAATATTGACGGATTACACCAAAGAGCAGGAAGCAGTCAAGTTTATGAGTTACATGGAAGCATTGTTACAATAAAGTGCACTGTCTGTGATTTTAAAGAAAAAATAGCAGAAAGTTTCTCAGAGCTTCCGCCTATCTGTAAATGTAATAACATTTTAAGACCTGATGTGGTCTGGTTTGGAGAACCACTCCCACAAGACATTTGGGGTGAGGCCATGGAGCAAGCAAGCTCTTGTGATGTGATGTTTGTAGTAGGGACATCACTTGCAGTATCTCCTGCAAATATGTTACCTGTATATGCAAAACAAAATGGAGCTGTTATGGTTGAAGTAAATCCAGAAGAAACTCCAATGTCTCAAAGCATGGATCTTTCTATTAGATCAACTTCTGCAAAGGCGTTGCCTGAGCTTCTCTCAATTGTATCAAAATAA
- the rnz gene encoding ribonuclease Z has product MKLVFLGTSAAMPTENRGMTCICLVLDKEILMFDAGEGAQVSFLKSKIGWNKKMKIFVTHLHGDHVVGILGLLQTMSLQNRTESIDIYGPKGIEDFMAANLKVLNFGLTFPVRIMMIEEGLVLDDESYTIHCCEAEHSIPAYSYLFHEKDKPGKFYLEKAKALGIPEGKLWHELQSGKEINLGNKTIKPPEVMGEKRPGKKIGISGDTRPTKKLVEFFKNCDYITFDSTYSDELKEKAKENFHSTAKEAAELAKKANVSNLILTHFSARYDDAEILVKEAQTIHDSVIAAKDLLEIEIK; this is encoded by the coding sequence ATGAAGCTAGTATTTTTGGGAACATCGGCAGCAATGCCAACAGAAAATCGAGGCATGACATGCATCTGTCTAGTCTTGGACAAGGAGATCCTGATGTTTGATGCAGGTGAAGGCGCACAGGTATCTTTTCTAAAATCAAAGATCGGCTGGAACAAAAAGATGAAGATCTTTGTGACACACTTGCATGGCGATCATGTTGTTGGCATACTAGGATTATTGCAAACAATGTCTTTGCAAAACAGAACTGAATCAATTGACATCTACGGTCCAAAGGGGATAGAGGATTTTATGGCAGCAAATCTCAAAGTGCTAAACTTTGGTCTCACATTTCCTGTTAGGATAATGATGATAGAAGAAGGACTGGTCCTTGATGATGAATCATATACTATACATTGCTGTGAGGCAGAGCACTCCATTCCTGCATATTCGTATTTGTTTCATGAAAAGGACAAGCCTGGCAAGTTTTATCTTGAGAAAGCAAAGGCGTTAGGAATTCCAGAAGGCAAGCTCTGGCATGAGCTTCAAAGTGGCAAAGAAATCAATCTAGGAAACAAAACAATCAAGCCACCTGAAGTTATGGGTGAGAAAAGACCAGGTAAAAAAATCGGAATATCAGGGGATACAAGGCCAACAAAAAAACTAGTAGAGTTTTTTAAAAATTGCGATTACATCACATTTGATTCTACATATTCAGATGAGCTAAAAGAAAAGGCAAAAGAAAACTTCCACTCTACAGCAAAAGAGGCTGCAGAATTGGCAAAAAAGGCAAACGTCTCAAACCTTATTCTGACTCACTTTTCTGCAAGATATGATGATGCAGAGATTTTGGTAAAAGAGGCACAAACCATTCATGATTCCGTAATAGCAGCAAAGGATCTTTTAGAAATAGAAATCAAATGA
- a CDS encoding DNA methyltransferase encodes MPQSFFVVSGENVELARDEVIAISKSYDTKTSFKTDSRLVITNSTIPWSKISQRATFVRTAGKIASTFSDLFSEADLSLMHKPETFACRAINLTSKKLDLSKIEKTTGAAIKQTSGAKVSLSNPSLTVYLIFTDSQSYIGYTTKISEPPRPKKVIKSSSELHWKLSRAMVNLSGLNEKETLCDPFCGSGTILLEAESMGIHSIGIDFDEKMCNIAKKNLSSNGFNSKIINAGYEHLQKINDRIDGIVTDLPYGNSSKSSQSPKKLLHDFVSILPKKKKIAIMYKKGAIDQIELNPAKKYDIYRHKSLTRTIVVK; translated from the coding sequence ATGCCGCAAAGCTTCTTTGTAGTCTCTGGAGAAAATGTCGAGCTTGCAAGAGATGAAGTAATTGCAATATCAAAAAGCTATGATACCAAGACATCATTCAAAACAGACTCTAGGCTAGTAATAACAAACTCTACCATTCCATGGAGTAAAATATCTCAAAGAGCTACATTTGTGAGAACTGCTGGAAAGATAGCAAGCACATTTTCTGATTTGTTCTCAGAGGCAGATCTCTCCCTTATGCACAAGCCAGAAACATTTGCCTGTAGAGCAATTAATCTCACATCAAAAAAGCTGGACCTTTCCAAGATAGAAAAAACAACTGGTGCTGCAATAAAACAGACTTCGGGAGCCAAGGTCTCTTTATCAAATCCATCACTAACTGTCTATCTTATTTTTACAGACTCGCAAAGCTATATCGGATACACTACCAAGATTTCAGAGCCTCCAAGACCAAAAAAAGTAATAAAATCATCGTCAGAGCTTCACTGGAAGCTTAGCAGAGCTATGGTGAATCTATCAGGGTTAAATGAAAAGGAAACCTTGTGTGATCCCTTTTGTGGTTCTGGAACCATACTACTAGAAGCTGAGTCAATGGGGATACACTCCATTGGAATTGATTTTGATGAAAAAATGTGTAATATTGCAAAAAAGAATCTGTCCTCAAATGGATTTAATTCGAAAATAATCAATGCAGGATACGAACATCTACAAAAGATCAATGATAGGATAGATGGAATTGTAACTGATCTGCCATATGGTAATTCCTCAAAATCATCCCAGTCTCCAAAAAAACTCTTACATGATTTTGTCTCTATACTGCCAAAGAAAAAAAAGATTGCCATCATGTACAAAAAAGGTGCTATAGACCAGATAGAATTAAACCCAGCAAAAAAATATGATATCTATAGGCATAAGAGTTTGACTAGGACCATAGTAGTAAAATGA